Below is a window of Candidatus Obscuribacterales bacterium DNA.
CCTGACGGAAATCTTGATTGGGCTCCACCGTGGGAAAGTCAGCGTAGCAGATGGAATCAATCACCAGATCATCGCCGTCTTGGAAGGCATTGGCATGGTGAAAGACAAAACCGGCAGGCATGGCCAGGGTCTGCATTGGGCGATCGCTATGCCGAGGAATCAGGATCACCTGGGTGGGTTTCTGGGCTTGGAAGGTGATGCATTGCGCCGCGCCCTTCAGCCCCAAGGCAAAGGGTAGGAGATTAAAGTCTACGGGATTCTGGAAAAAGATACAGTAATCTGGCGTGATCGCGAAGTCGTGGATGAACGCAAATCCAGGCACAGATTGCGATCGCTCCCAGGTCACCTGTCCGGCTCTATTAAGCTCGTAGACCGTAATCTGGGTAGAACGGCCCTCAGGGCGTACCGCAAAGTTTACCAAACAGGGCTCTCCACCGTAGCGATCGCAGCTTGGATCAATCCAGGGATGGGCCGCGAAGGCCTGCCCCGGTTTCAACGCGCCATCAAAATATTCCAATCCTAAGGTATCTAGCGTATGGGGATCAAGGCGGTGGGGTTCGGCCGCTTCCCAGAGGGCCAGCAGCTTATCTCCCCAGTAGATGACCTGGGTATTCGCGATGTTTTTGAGGCGAAAATCAAAGGCATTGGCGAGCCAGCCCCCAGGCTTCTGGGTGCCAAAGGTGCCGCGATACAGTACTTTACCCGCTGCTTGCTCCTCAACAAAACCTTGGGTACGCACGAAGCGGTTGCGAAAATAGGCTTGTCCTTGGGATAGGGCAATGGAGCTGACCATGCCATCGCCATCAAAGGGATGCTGCAAGGGCTGCCCGTGAATCTCTAACTGTCCTGGGCCATTGCGAAATAAGGTACCTTCCAGATCCGCCGGGATCGTACCCTGGACGTCGTCAATCCAGTAATCCTGTTCGCTAGTCAGCGATTGATAACCCTTTTGCCAGTCTTGGCGGCTATAGGAACGATCGGAAGCGATCGCCTGAGGCAGGCTTGATGATGGAGTCGATGGAGTTGGCATACAGTATCACTAGACCGCTGAACATACGGAAACATCAACGTAACGAGCGTTCGCTTCGGGCTACGACCGATACGTTTGGGGGAATAACTTAGGTTTGGGAACTCACAACCGCAACCTCGGGGGTTGGTTCTGGTGACTCGGAAGCGATCGCTTGCTGATCTTCCGGCAGCCAGCGCAGCAAGGGCAGGGGCAACAGGGTGCTGAAGTTGGTGATCACTACCAAGATCCAAAGATTCTGAAAATTCGACTCCGTAATCCCTAACCAAGCTGTCAACAATGCTCCCAACTCATGGGACACCAGCCCCGCCAGGTTACTCACCGACATCAGCAGGGCAAATAGGGTCGCTTCGATACCGGCGGGACAAATGCGCGCCGCCAGCACCAGCACGGGCATAAAGGCAATTTCCCCTAACACCGTCAGAATGAGGCTATCGCCGAGGCTAAACCACTGATCATCAATCCCAATGGCGCGGTTGGCATGGGTGACCAACAGCAGGGTGGTCATGCCCAGCAGGGTGGAGGCAATGGTTGTCCAAAAGAAAATGGTGCGGAAGGGAACAGATTTGAAGAATCGCTGGAACATCCAAATGCCCAGCAGCGCCGCCATACTGGTGACCAGACGCACCCGTCCTAAAAATTCTGGCTGAAAGCCCAGATCATTGGTGATAAAAAAGAAAAAGGCGGAATCGGAGCTGGGGGTCGCCTGCCAGAGGAAGAGAAAGGCCGTGGGCATCCAAATGGCGGGCTGGCGAATAGCGCCCTTGAGTTGCTTCACCTGACGGGCAACAACGGCCCATTCTGAGGACGACTGGATGGGCGTTTCGGCAATCAACCCCGCCACGAGGGTCACAATTAGCGGAAACACGGCGGTGATGCCAAACACCACATGGGTGCTGAAATATTCCAGCAGCACGCCGCTGAAGTAGGCGGTCAGCAAGCCTCCTAGGGCGGATGCTCCCCAAGAAACCGACTGCAGCGATCCGGCCTTGGCAACGGATTCCTTGCGGGCCCGTTCCACCACCAAGGAATCCACAATCACATCGCTGATCGCTACCGAGAGGGAGTTGAGGGCGATCGCCACCGTTGCCGCCCAGGCAGTATTCACCACCAACGCTAGGGACAACCACGATCCTGCACCTAACAACCCTGCCAAAATCAGGTAGGGACGTCGCCGATAGCCAAAAATCGGCAATCCGTCAGACATGAAGCCAAACAGCGGCTTCACCACCCAGGGCAGGGCAGCAATCCCCATCAAAGCGGACACCTGAGCCGGACTCAGCCCTAGATCATCCTTCAGGAAAAAGCTGACCGCCAACCGGGCCAGCCCTAGTATGCCCTGGACAAAATACACCAGCAAAATGGCTGTCAGTTCTGGACTCGGCTCATTGCCAAACAGCACCTTGTCCTTCAGGAACTGCCTGGACTGTTGCTTAACGTGATGGATGCGATCGCTCAAGTCGGGCAAAAAAACAGCCATGTCATCCGAGATTATTAAGAAATGTCAACACTGCTTCCTATCATAGCCCGCTGATTCCGCTTACGCCGTCCTACTGGGGGAGGAACCCTGGGAACGGCCTTGGCTGAAGCTAGGCTCTATGCCCTAGACCTAAGATGCCCTGGGTGCTCCAGACAGCGATCGCCCCTTGCTCCCTGGATGAATCATTGACAGCTTCACCATTGCTTGGAGCACTGTCCGGTTTCTTGATAGGATTAAAGACTGGCAATTTATTAAAAATCGCAACGACTACCGCGACAAGGAGAGACGTTCATGGCTCGGATGTACTATGACGCTGATGCAAACTTAGACCTACTCAACGGCAAAACCGTTGCCATTATTGGCTACGGCTCCCAAGGTCATGCCCATGCGCTGAACCTCAAGGACAGCGGCGTAAACGTCATTGTCGGGCTGTATCCCGGTAGTCGCTCCATTGCCAAGGCAGAGGCCGCAGGGCTAGCGGTGAAATCGGTTGCTGATGCTGCCGCCGCCGCCGACCTGATTATGATCCTGCTGCCGGATGAAGTGCAACGGGCCATCTACGAAGCAGAAATCGCCCCTAACCTAACGGCGGGGAATATCTTAGCGTTTGCCCACGGGTTCAATATCAACTTTGGCCAAATTGTCCCTCCCGCTGACGTAGACGTGATCATGGTGGCTCCCAAGGGCCCCGGTCACCTCGTGCGTCGCACCTACGAGCAAGGGGAAGGGGTGCCCTGTCTGTTTGCCGTCTACCAAGACGCTACGGGGCAAGCCCGCGATCGCGCTATGGCCTATGCCAAGGGCGTTGGCGGCACCCGCGCTGGCATTCTGGAGACCACCTTCCGGGAAGAAACCGAAACCGACTTGTTTGGAGAACAGGTTGTCCTCTGCGGCGGCTTGAGCGAATTGATCAAGTCTGGCTTTGAAACCTTGGTGAATGCTGGCTACCAGCCGGAGCTAGCCTACTTTGAGTGTTTGCATGAAGTGAAGCTGATCGTAGACCTGATTGTGGAAGGTGGCTTGGCCAAGATGCGCGACAGCATCTCCAACACTGCAGAATATGGTGACCTCACCCGTGGGCCTCGGATCATCACCGACGAAACTCGGGCAGAGATGCGGCAGATCTTGAAAGAGATCCAAACCGGTCAGTTTGCTCGGGAATTCGTCTTGGAAAATACCGCTGGCAAGCCGGGCTTCACGGCCATGCGTCGTCGGGAAGCTGAGCATCCTATTGAGGAAGTGGGTAAGGATCTGCGGGCTATGTTTAGCTGGCTGAAGAAGGTCTAAGCCGGTTCAAGTTTCTCGTGATCAGCGTGATTAGGAGAATTTAGGGGGATCGACGAAGTGCTGCGGGATAACCCACATCGATGTAGGTTCGCCGCACATCGAGATTCCCCTATCCTCTCTTTGATCGTGAATCAAGGGGATTTAAGCCAAGGATGAAGTTAAGGCTGAGCCATTGGGATCTGAGGTTCCCAGGTGGGCCAGGCTTCCCAGGCGCGGGTAACAATTTCGCTGAGCAGCAACCGTAGCTCTGGATCCAGAAGGTTGTGATCGGTCAGCAGTTCTGTTTTGACGTCCTCAAGCGATCGCCCCTGAGCTTTGGCCATACGAATCACCTGAGCGATCGCTTCCAGAATAATGTCTGAGTCTACGGGGGGGAGTTTCAAACTCGTCACAGGTTGGGGGTAGCGAGACATGGAGTTATTCATCACTGTACGGTAGGGTCTCTCATTCCAGGGCTCCGTGGATGCATCGGGTGCCCGCCATCCAAACATGAGAGCTATGTAACGTTTTTTAACCAACAGGGTATTGGGCAGTGTAGCGTAGTGGAACCGCAAGCGGCAAGCGGTTGCCTAGATCCAGTGTGGGATCCAGCAAGATCTTCCGAAAGACTCGTGGCCGTGGGATGAATCAGGTGTACTGTTAAGCCGGTACGATGATTCCTCTGCCGATGTTTTGTAACCTTTCTTGATAGAAGTTCCCATAGGACGTCCAAAAGAAGTTTTGATGCAGGTCTATCGTGGTTCCCAGAGACGAACAACGATCGAGCACTTGTTCTATTAGGATCGATGGACAACAACGCTCTGGACTGTTGTAAGCAGTAGCCATCTTGATATTGATTGAACCATTGCGATGAGAGAAATCCTTTACCTAGAGGTACCAACCCCCGATACGGATGCTGTTTGTACCTGGCTACAGCACGACTTTGAGCCGAGTGTGGGCAAGGTGCTACAGACACCGGACGGCATTCGCATTCAGTTTGACCCTGCATCCGGGTCTCCCAACGACCCCAAAACCGTCAACCAGCTACCCCGTGAACTTTCGGTGGTAACCTGGTCGCTGCAGCGCACCACCTATCTCAAGGTGTTTCGCTGGGGCAATGCCCGCTTGCCGGGAGAGCAAGCCACGCTACGACGCTTGACTCAGCACCTGCGGCAGCGGTTTCCCAATCTGTACCCGGCTCCTCCTGTTCTGGATCTGTCCCAGCAATCGGTTTTTGACGCCCTCGCCCCCTACTATCCTGAAACGGTTCGCCAGTTCAAGAAAATGCCCAATGGCGACTACGATCTGCGGCGGGTCTATTGGTGGGAGCAGCGCTGGCGGGAGGGTGTGCGCCAACCCACTCAGCCCAAACCCGTGGTGGTGTCCCAAAGTGGCTCAGCTCCTGCCGTGGAGGCCGCCTACGACATCATTTATGTGGGAGGGGCGCTGGGGGTGCTGCATGCGGCGGTGATGGCTCGCTTGGGCTATCGGGTGCTGTTGCTAGAACGCCTGCCCTTTGGACGCATGAATCGCGAGTGGAATATTTCGCGGGAGGAGTTTGAAAGTCTGCTTGACTTGGGCTTGTTTACGCCGCAAGAATTTGAGTCGCTGATCGCCCGTGAGTACGTCAATGGCTTCCACAAGTTTTTTGATGCCAATAATCCACCCCAAGCTAAAGCGCCGGTGCTGCAAACGCCGACGGTGTTGAATATTGCCCTAGACTCAGACAAGCTGCTGGCCCTCTGCGGTGAAAAACTGCGGGCGGCGGGCGGTGAGATCTGGGATGAAACAGAGTTTCAGCAGGCCACGGTCTATACCGATCAAGTCATCGTGCAGGCGCGGCATCTACCTTCTGAGGGCGATCGCCAAGCTGCAGGACGGCTCCTTGTGGATGCCATGGGCACGGCCTCGCCGATCGCTTGGCAACTGAATGGCGGGCGCTCCTTTGATAGCGTTTGTCCTACGGTGGGCGCGGTGATTTCCGGTGGCTTTGAGCCGGGTGTCTGGGACGAGCAGTATGGTGATGTGCTCAATAGTCATGGGGATATTTCCCGAGGGCGGCAGTTGATTTGGGAATTATTTCCTGGGCAAGGCGACGATCTGACGTTCTACCTCTTCCACTACCACCAGGTTCACCCCGATAATCCTGGCTCCTTGCTGGAGATGTATGAAGACTTTTTCACCATCCTGCCGGAATACCGACGCTGCGATGTCGATCAGCTCGTCTGGAAAAAGCCGACCTTTGGCTATATTCCCGGCTATTTCAGCCTCACAGGCAGCGATCGCCACGTTGCCTTCGATCGCTTAGTAGCCATTGGCGATGCCGCATCTCTGCAGTCGCCCTTAGTGTTTACCGGCTTCGGGTCGCTGGTGCGCAACTTGGCCCGCCTCACCCATTTATTGGATACGGCTCTGCGCCACGATTTGTTGACCCGTCCCTACCTCGACCAGATTCGCGCCTATCAAAGCAATGTGGCCGTTACCTGGATTTTCTCCAAGGGCATGATGGTGCCGACGGGGCGATCGCTGCCGCCGCAAATGATCAATGCTATGCTCAACACCTTTTTCGGCGTCTTGGCCGCCGAGCCGCCGGAGGTTGCTAACCGGTTCATCAAAGATCGCGCCAGCTGGTGGGACTTTAACCGCATGGCGCTGCGGGCAGCCTGGAAAAATCCCGCCTTGCTGGTGTGGATCTGGCAGCTAGCAGGCCCCGCCGACATGACGCGCTGGCTCTGGAGTTACCTTACCTTCACCCTAATCGCGCTGCTGGGCTGGCTGTTCCAAGGTCTGCCCGCCTTTAGTCAATGGATACAGCCCTGGCTAGAACCACGCTTCCCAGCCCTATGGTTCTGGCTGCTGAGCCGCTACTATGCCCTGTCCTATGGCATTGGTCGCCCAGCAGCAACCTCGTTCCGCTTACCTCGTCCACCGGCAGCGATCGCTACGCCAATCACCAAGTGACAGCACTTCCAGGCAGAATCGCCTAGCGACCCGGCGCGTCCTAGGGGGCAAGGGAAACAATACTGGTAATCACCTTCTCACCTCGGCTCGCTTTCAGGAGGCGATCGCCCGTTTCGGTGGAGCGAGCTTTGGTGACGGTGCCCGCAGAAAACTGGGCAGCTCGCTGGGCATCGCTCAGCAATGTTAGACGTAACTCAGGCTGGAGGGCAGCTAACCCAACTAAGGCATCGGTCTTCAGGGCAAATCGCATGGCCTGCAGCCCTAGATCACCCCGATGGGCTAAGCGCAGATCCTGCACCGCCAGACGCTTGAAATAGCCATGCTGGGTGAACAACACCACCTCTTGATCAGGGCTGACCGCTACACAGCCGACCACGGTTTCACCCTTCCGCATCCGCACAGCCGTATTGCCCTGGGCCGTACGGGTCATCATCGGCAGTTGCTCATCATCCACCGCAAAACGCAGCACCCGTCCGCCCGACGTACCCACCACCATCTGATCGTCTGGCCGGGCAAAGGTGACATACTTCAGCTCATCCCCCTCCTTCAGCTTCAGCGCCGTCAGGCCGCGGCTGGTACTGCCCACCAATTCAGACACCGCCAACCGCTTGATCCGTCCCTGTTGGGTCAGCAGCACTAGATCGGGGGCGTCGTTGTCCGGCAAAATGTCGTAAAAGGCGATCGCTTCCTGAGTTTCTTGGGCACTCGGCGGCAGCAAGCTGATGAAGGCCGTACCCCGAGAGTTGCGGGGTGTGGGCGGAATATCGGCCACATTCACGGTGAAGGCCTTGCCGGTACTGGTCAACACCAACAGGGTTTGTTTCGTCGTAGCAGCGATCGCCTGCAGGGGAATATCGTCATAGTCGTGCAGGGTCGCTTCTTGGACATCCCGCTGTTCCTGAGCCTTTTCAAACGCACGGGGCGATCGCCGCTGGACATAGCCTCGGCTGGTAAATTCCAGCACCACCTCTTCCGCCTGGGTCGCCTCTTCCTCCTGCAGTTGATCAATACGGCGAGACTCCGCCGCCCGCTCCGCCTCGCTCTGAATCCGGGTGCGCCGCTCATCGCCATGCTGCCGCTTCAGGGCCCGCAGCTCCTTTTTCAGCGCCTTCAACAATTCTCGGCGATCGCCCAGCAGGGTACGCAGATCCTCCCGGCGGCGGTTGAGACTTTCATACTCGGTTTGGAGATTTTGGCGTTCCAGACCGGTCAATCGGCGCAGGGGCATGGAGAGAATCGCATCGGCTTGGCGATCGCTAAAGTCAAACTGGTTTTGCAGCGTTAGCTTAGCCGTGGTGCCATCG
It encodes the following:
- the ilvC gene encoding ketol-acid reductoisomerase; this encodes MARMYYDADANLDLLNGKTVAIIGYGSQGHAHALNLKDSGVNVIVGLYPGSRSIAKAEAAGLAVKSVADAAAAADLIMILLPDEVQRAIYEAEIAPNLTAGNILAFAHGFNINFGQIVPPADVDVIMVAPKGPGHLVRRTYEQGEGVPCLFAVYQDATGQARDRAMAYAKGVGGTRAGILETTFREETETDLFGEQVVLCGGLSELIKSGFETLVNAGYQPELAYFECLHEVKLIVDLIVEGGLAKMRDSISNTAEYGDLTRGPRIITDETRAEMRQILKEIQTGQFAREFVLENTAGKPGFTAMRRREAEHPIEEVGKDLRAMFSWLKKV
- the gyrA gene encoding DNA topoisomerase (ATP-hydrolyzing) subunit A; protein product: MAKQLNILSSGQVVPTALHTEVQRSYLEYAMSVIVGRALPDVRDGLKPVHRRILYAMHELGLTPDRPYRKCARVVGDVLGKYHPHGDQAVYDALVRMVQEFSSRYPVLAGHGNFGSVDNDPPAAMRYTETRLASIGNEALLAEIGEATVDFIGNFDNSQQEPIVLPAQLPFLLLNGCSGIAVGMATNIPPHHLGEIVDGLIALIDRPTLPDEHLLEIIPGPDFPTGGEIIGTEGIRDAYLTGRGSIPVRGIAQFEEIPGGRGRQRRSAIVVTELPFQVNKAAWIEKLADLVNQGRIQGISDIRDESDRDGMRVVIELKREANAQKILNRMYKMTPLQTNFGTIMLALVDGQPRQMPLREVLQQFLQFREETLTRQYNHELERVDTRIHLVHGLLSALANLDEVIDILRRAPDGTTAKLTLQNQFDFSDRQADAILSMPLRRLTGLERQNLQTEYESLNRRREDLRTLLGDRRELLKALKKELRALKRQHGDERRTRIQSEAERAAESRRIDQLQEEEATQAEEVVLEFTSRGYVQRRSPRAFEKAQEQRDVQEATLHDYDDIPLQAIAATTKQTLLVLTSTGKAFTVNVADIPPTPRNSRGTAFISLLPPSAQETQEAIAFYDILPDNDAPDLVLLTQQGRIKRLAVSELVGSTSRGLTALKLKEGDELKYVTFARPDDQMVVGTSGGRVLRFAVDDEQLPMMTRTAQGNTAVRMRKGETVVGCVAVSPDQEVVLFTQHGYFKRLAVQDLRLAHRGDLGLQAMRFALKTDALVGLAALQPELRLTLLSDAQRAAQFSAGTVTKARSTETGDRLLKASRGEKVITSIVSLAP
- a CDS encoding folate/biopterin family MFS transporter encodes the protein MAVFLPDLSDRIHHVKQQSRQFLKDKVLFGNEPSPELTAILLVYFVQGILGLARLAVSFFLKDDLGLSPAQVSALMGIAALPWVVKPLFGFMSDGLPIFGYRRRPYLILAGLLGAGSWLSLALVVNTAWAATVAIALNSLSVAISDVIVDSLVVERARKESVAKAGSLQSVSWGASALGGLLTAYFSGVLLEYFSTHVVFGITAVFPLIVTLVAGLIAETPIQSSSEWAVVARQVKQLKGAIRQPAIWMPTAFLFLWQATPSSDSAFFFFITNDLGFQPEFLGRVRLVTSMAALLGIWMFQRFFKSVPFRTIFFWTTIASTLLGMTTLLLVTHANRAIGIDDQWFSLGDSLILTVLGEIAFMPVLVLAARICPAGIEATLFALLMSVSNLAGLVSHELGALLTAWLGITESNFQNLWILVVITNFSTLLPLPLLRWLPEDQQAIASESPEPTPEVAVVSSQT
- a CDS encoding carotenoid oxygenase family protein, which gives rise to MPTPSTPSSSLPQAIASDRSYSRQDWQKGYQSLTSEQDYWIDDVQGTIPADLEGTLFRNGPGQLEIHGQPLQHPFDGDGMVSSIALSQGQAYFRNRFVRTQGFVEEQAAGKVLYRGTFGTQKPGGWLANAFDFRLKNIANTQVIYWGDKLLALWEAAEPHRLDPHTLDTLGLEYFDGALKPGQAFAAHPWIDPSCDRYGGEPCLVNFAVRPEGRSTQITVYELNRAGQVTWERSQSVPGFAFIHDFAITPDYCIFFQNPVDFNLLPFALGLKGAAQCITFQAQKPTQVILIPRHSDRPMQTLAMPAGFVFHHANAFQDGDDLVIDSICYADFPTVEPNQDFRQVDFDRLPAGQLWRFRMQPASGTIQRQLLDERCCEFPTLHPDHVGRPYRYTYLAAAHHPVGNAPLQAIAKVDLETGDRHLWSAAPRGFTSEPVFVPKSHTSSPQPEDAGWLLTLVFDAEQERSHLVILDAEDLGRGAIADLWLKDSIPYGLHGTFTPHYFGPALRPSAL